A genomic region of Populus nigra chromosome 11, ddPopNigr1.1, whole genome shotgun sequence contains the following coding sequences:
- the LOC133667891 gene encoding disease resistance protein RPV1-like isoform X5: protein MTVFFLFLNYFLFVYIWRFIIRSRHVSPSPSTTSTLTTAQPQVIKYHDVFLSFRGEDTRVGFTSHLHTALDRKQILTFIDYQLVRGDEISASLLRTIEEAKLSVIVFSENYASSKWCLEELAKVIERRRNNGQIVIPVFYQVDPSHVRNQTGSFGDALDRLIKKKALTMDKEQSFRDALTDAANLSGWSLGNSELESEFIKNIVGDVLEKLHAMSSSHTTTGLFGIDVRVSKVESLLNMESPDVLIVGIWGMGGIGKTTIAEVVCSKVRFRFERIFFANCRQQSDLRRRFLKRLLGQETLNTMGSLSFRDSFVRDRLRRIKVFIVLDDVDNSMALEEWRDLLDGRNSSFGPGSKVLITSRDKQVLSNVVDETYKVEGLNYDDAIQLFSSKALKNCTPTIDQRDLIKRIAWHVQGNLLALKVLGSSLYGRSIEEWRSALKKLAQDPQIERALRISYDGLDSEQKSIFLDIAHFFNRMKKDEATRILDCLYGRSVIFDVSTLIDKCLITTNKYDKRLEMHDLLREMAFNIVRAESDFPGERSRLCHPPDVVQVLEENKGTQNIKGIYLDTYKLSRHIHLKSDAFAMMDGLRFLDFNHHGPSKEDKIHLPPTGLEYLPNKLRYLKWYEFPLKSLPPSFRAERLVELHLCKSKLVKLWTGVQDVGNLRTIDLSDSPYLTELPDLSMAKNLQCLRLAKCSSLTEAPSSLQYLDKLEEIDLFSCYNLRSFPMLESKVLRKLVISRCLDVTKCPTISQNMKWLQLEETSIKEVPQSVTGKLRRLCLSGCSKMIKFPENLEDIEELEIRGTAIKEVPSSFKHMKSLKRLQLDGTPIKELPELPPSLCYLTTHDCASLETAISIIKIISLWGALDFTNCFKLDQKPLVAAMHLKIQVSL from the exons ATGACggtatttttcttgtttctcaattactttttgtttgtttatatctGGAGATTCATCATACGAAGCCGCCATGTTTCTCCATCGCCATCTACTACTTCCACCTTAACCACCGCCCAGCCACAAGTAATTAAATATCATGATGTCTTCCTTAGTTTCAGGGGAGAAGACACTCGTGTTGGTTTTACCAGCCACCTCCATACTGCTTTGGACCGGAAACAAATCCTAACTTTCATAGATTATCAGCTTGTGAGAGGAGATGAGATTTCGGCATCACTTCTGAGAACAATTGAAGAGGCCAAGCTTtctgtgattgttttttctgaAAACTATGCATCTTCCAAATGGTGCTTGGAGGAGCTTGCAAAGGTTATTGAGCGTAGAAGAAATAATGGACAGATAGTTATTCCAGTATTCTACCAGGTGGATCCATCCCATGTAAGAAATCAAACAGGAAGCTTTGGAGATGCATTGGATAGATTGATAAAGAAGAAAGCTTTGACGATGGACAAAGAGCAGAGCTTCAGAGACGCTTTGACGGATGCAGCCAATCTATCTGGATGGAGCTTAGGGAATTCTGA GCTGGAGTCTGAATTTATTAAGAATATCGTTGGAGATGTTTTGGAAAAATTGCATGCAATGTCTTCAAGTCACACTACGACGGGTCTATTTGGAATTGATGTTCGTGTTAGCAAAGTTGAGTCTTTGTTAAATATGGAATCTCCAGATGTTCTCATTGTAGGGATATGGGGAATGGGTGGTATCGGTAAGACAACGATTGCTGAAGTTGTGTGCAGCAAGGTTCGTTTTCGATTTGAAAGAATCTTTTTTGCAAACTGCAGGCAACAATCTGATTTGCGAAGAAGATTTCTTAAACGGCTGCTTGGCCAAGAAACTCTGAACACTATGGGCTCCTTGAGTTTTCGAGATTCTTTTGTGAGGGATAGACTTCGTCGAATAAAGGTTTTTATTGTTCTGGATGATGTGGATAATTCAATGGCTTTGGAAGAATGGAGAGATTTGCTTGATGGACGAAACAGTTCATTTGGCCCGGGCAGTAAAGTTCTCATAACAAGTAGGGACAAGCAAGTGCTTAGTAACGTAGTAGACGAAACATACAAGGTTGAGGGGTTGAACTATGATGACGCTATTCAACTCTTTAGCTCAAAAGCCTTGAAGAATTGCACCCCCACAATTGATCAAAGAGACTTGATAAAAAGGATTGCATGGCATGTACAAGGCAATCTGTTGGCTCTTAAAGTTTTGGGTTCCTCTCTCTATGGTAGAAGCATCGAAGAATGGCGCAGTGCATTGAAGAAACTAGCTCAGGACCCTCAAATCGAAAGGGCGTTGAGAATTAGTTACGATGGGTTGGATTCGGAACAAAAATCCATATTTCTTGACATAGCACATTTCTTCAATAGAATGAAGAAAGACGAAGCAACAAGAATATTAGATTGCCTTTATGGTCGGTCTGTGATTTTCGATGTAAGCACGCTCATTGATAAGTGTCTCATAACTACTAACAAGTATGATAAAAGGCTAGAAATGCATGATTTACTACGAGAAATGGCATTTAACATTGTTCGTGCAGAATCTGATTTTCCTGGCGAACGGAGCAGGTTATGTCATCCTCCTGATGTCGTTCAAGTATTGGAGGAAAATAAG GGAACTCAAAATATTAAAGGCATATATTTGGACACGTATAAGTTATCGAGACACATACACTTGAAATCTGATGCCTTCGCAATGATGGATGGTCTTCGATTTCTCGATTTCAATCACCATGGTCCCTCcaaagaagataaaatacacCTTCCTCCTACCGGCCTCGAATATCTTCCTAATAAGCTGAGATATTTGAAATGGTATGAATTCCCTTTGAAATCCTTGCCGCCATCTTTTCGTGCTGAACGCCTTGTCGAGCTTCACCTATGCAAAAGCAAGCTTGTAAAACTTTGGACAGGAGTGCAG GATGTTGGAAATTTAAGAACAATTGACCTATCTGACTCTCCATATTTGACGGAATTGCCAGATCTATCAATGGCAAAAAATTTACAGTGCTTAAGACTTGCGAAGTGTTCAAGTTTAACCGAGGCTCCGTCATCTCTTCAATATCTTGACAAGCTGGAAGAAATTGATCTCTTTTCTTGCTATAATCTTAGAAGTTTTCCGATGCTTGAATCAAAGGTTCTCAGAAAACTTGTTATAAGTCGGTGCCTAGATGTGACCAAGTGTCCAACGATTTCACAAAATATGAAATGGTTACAGTTGGAGGAAACTTCAATCAAAGAAGTTCCACAATCAGTTACTGGCAAGTTGAGACGTCTTTGTCTAAGTGGTTGCTCAAAGATGATCAAGTTTCCGGAGAATTTAGAGGATATAGAAGAATTAGAAATAAGGGGAACTGCTATTAAAGAGGTGCCCTCATCATTTAAGCATATGAAATCTTTGAAGCGTCTACAATTAGATGGAACGCCTATTAAAGAGTTACCTGAGCTTCCCCCTTCGCTTTGTTATCTAACAACACATGACTGTGCATCACTAGAAACCGCGATATcaatcatcaaaatcataagTTTATGGGGTGCATTGGATTTTACAAATTGCTTCAAATTGGATCAGAAACCGCTGGTAGCAGCAATGCATTTGAAAATTCAGGTATCTCTCTAA
- the LOC133667906 gene encoding protein SUPPRESSOR OF npr1-1, CONSTITUTIVE 1, producing the protein MISTINIGRLWDGLNFANCFKLDQKPLIAAMHLKIQSGDKIPYDRIQMVLPGSEIPEWFSDKGIGSSLTIQLPSNCHQLKGIAFCLVFLLPLPSHEMLYEFDDHPEVRVYFDCHVKSKKGEHDGDDEEVFVSKKSYSMFNFLKTCDSDHMFLHYELELVNHFRKYSGNEVTFKFYHEVDNGSTKVGHEIRKPCELKSCGVYLHLDENLQAGTLLRIFLNKQKFRRKLREK; encoded by the exons ATGATATCAACCATCAATATCGGCAGATTATGGGATGGATTGAATTTTGCAAATTGCTTCAAATTGGATCAGAAACCACTGATAGCAGCAATGCATTTGAAAATTCAG TCCGGAGATAAGATCCCATATGACAGAATTCAAATGGTTCTACCGGGGAgtgaaattccagaatggtTCAGTGACAAAGGAATTGGATCTTCACTCACCATACAGTTGCCCTCAAATTGTCATCAGCTCAAGGGAATTGCTTTCTGCCTTGTCTTTCTACTCCCTCTTCCCTCCCATGAGATGCTTTATGAATTCGATGATCATCCTGAAGTTCGCGTATATTTTGATTGCCATGTTAAGAGTAAAAAGGGTGAgcatgatggtgatgatgaagaAGTCTTCGTTTCCAAGAAAAGCTATAGTATGTTCAATTTCTTGAAGACATGTGACTCAGATCACATGTTTCTACACTATGAGCTCGAATTAGTAAATCATTTCCGTAAATATTCTGGCAATGAAGTTACATTTAAATTCTACCATGAAGTGGACAACGGGAGTACGAAAGTAGGTCATGAGATTCGAAAGCCTTGCGAGTTGAAAAGCTGTGGTGTATATCTGCACCTTGATGAAAATCTACAGGCCGGCACTTTGTTAAGGATCTTCCTTAACAAACAAAAGTTTAGAAGAAAATTGAGGGAGAaatag